One window from the genome of Candidatus Binatia bacterium encodes:
- a CDS encoding DUF1566 domain-containing protein codes for MPQKSLLRFFALSAFSSLAILLCLSVWPGRALSAASDPGAGGLQQFTSAGHALGFEDGGYFTSNGTYALRVRFEGAPDAGAAGEPDEPAGAAMAGALGGAAPALERVSYQGVWPGVDVEYDAPAGAIARSTWTVAPGADPGAIRLRYNRPVELTAAGELQLGFETGVLTESAPIAWQDIDGTRRPVEVAFAALESDLVGFAVGDYRTDLPLVIDPTLVWNTFLGGSGFDGALAIAVDASGNVYVGGYSEATWGSPVRAYSGDGDGFAAKLDASGTLLWNTFLGGSGYDTASAIAMDASGSVYVGGNSHATWGSPERAYSGDGDAFAAKLGDPPSTTDQAVLGKSFWVRDATGGSDPQARQVGFHAKERGSSHTIVGDPAVDGATLEIIANGTNATSQTFNLPASGWRERDGGSRFTYRDPKGTNGAVTKAHIRRSRGGKFSIRAVIDGQKGTVDVVPPDDGTDAYALLTIGGGDRYCVQYGADGRVRNRGAVSFRVDKPTSEGCPVPADPCVADPSLVWSENGDGTATQCSSGLVWEMKTDDGTIHDVDDKYTWSTNSPWDFDGTAKTVFIDGLNDVSGGGAACFAGHCDWRLPTIEELSGRSDSGTATGGIVDLSAGSCGGGSGACTTIPGETVSSFYWSSSTNAGFPSFAWDVYFLNGGVGSVFKDGVIYVRAVRGGP; via the coding sequence GACCCGGGCGCGGGCGGGTTGCAGCAGTTTACCTCGGCGGGCCACGCGCTGGGCTTCGAGGACGGGGGCTACTTCACGTCGAACGGCACCTACGCGTTGCGCGTGCGTTTCGAAGGCGCGCCGGACGCGGGCGCGGCGGGCGAGCCGGACGAGCCGGCCGGCGCGGCCATGGCGGGTGCACTCGGCGGTGCGGCGCCGGCGCTGGAGCGGGTGTCGTACCAGGGGGTGTGGCCGGGAGTCGACGTGGAATACGACGCGCCCGCGGGCGCGATCGCGCGCAGCACCTGGACGGTGGCGCCCGGCGCCGACCCGGGCGCGATCCGCCTGCGCTACAACCGCCCGGTCGAGTTGACCGCGGCGGGTGAATTGCAACTTGGTTTCGAGACCGGGGTACTGACCGAGAGCGCGCCGATCGCGTGGCAGGATATCGACGGCACGCGCCGGCCGGTGGAGGTGGCGTTCGCGGCGCTGGAGAGCGACCTGGTGGGCTTCGCGGTGGGCGACTACCGCACCGACCTGCCGCTGGTGATCGACCCTACGCTCGTCTGGAACACCTTCCTGGGCGGCAGCGGATTCGACGGGGCCTTGGCCATCGCGGTGGACGCGAGCGGCAACGTCTACGTGGGCGGGTACAGCGAGGCCACCTGGGGCAGCCCGGTGCGGGCGTATTCGGGCGACGGCGATGGGTTTGCGGCCAAGCTCGACGCCTCGGGCACGCTCCTCTGGAACACCTTCCTGGGCGGCAGCGGATACGACACGGCCTCAGCCATCGCGATGGACGCGAGCGGCAGCGTCTACGTGGGCGGGAACAGCCACGCCACCTGGGGCAGCCCGGAGCGGGCGTATTCGGGCGACGGCGATGCGTTTGCGGCCAAGCTCGGCGACCCACCGTCCACGACCGACCAGGCGGTCCTCGGCAAGTCGTTCTGGGTGAGGGACGCGACGGGGGGAAGTGACCCGCAGGCGCGGCAGGTGGGCTTCCATGCAAAGGAGCGCGGCTCGTCGCATACGATCGTGGGGGATCCGGCAGTCGACGGGGCGACGCTGGAGATCATCGCGAACGGGACGAACGCGACCAGCCAGACGTTCAACCTGCCGGCGTCGGGGTGGCGCGAGCGCGACGGTGGCTCGCGGTTCACGTACCGCGACCCGAAGGGCACGAACGGTGCGGTGACCAAGGCGCACATCCGGCGGTCGCGAGGCGGGAAGTTCAGCATCCGAGCCGTGATCGACGGCCAGAAGGGCACGGTCGACGTGGTGCCGCCCGACGACGGCACGGACGCGTACGCGCTGCTGACGATCGGCGGCGGCGACCGGTACTGCGTGCAGTACGGCGCCGACGGCCGGGTGCGCAATCGCGGAGCGGTTTCGTTCCGGGTCGACAAGCCGACGTCGGAGGGCTGCCCGGTGCCGGCCGACCCGTGCGTTGCCGATCCGTCGTTGGTGTGGAGTGAGAACGGCGACGGCACGGCGACGCAGTGCTCGTCCGGTCTCGTGTGGGAGATGAAGACCGACGACGGGACGATCCACGACGTGGACGACAAGTACACTTGGTCAACGAACTCTCCCTGGGACTTCGACGGCACGGCGAAGACGGTGTTCATCGACGGGTTGAATGACGTCTCGGGCGGGGGCGCGGCCTGCTTCGCGGGACACTGCGACTGGCGACTGCCGACCATTGAGGAGCTGTCGGGGCGTTCGGACTCCGGCACGGCCACGGGGGGAATCGTGGACCTGAGCGCGGGGTCTTGTGGCGGTGGGAGCGGTGCCTGTACGACGATTCCGGGCGAGACCGTCTCGTCGTTCTACTGGTCGTCCTCTACCAACGCGGGCTTCCCGAGCTTCGCGTGGGACGTGTACTTCCTCAATGGCGGCGTCGGCAGCGTCTTCAAGGACGGCGTCATCTACGTTCGTGCCGTACGCGGCGGCCCGTGA
- a CDS encoding serine/threonine-protein kinase has protein sequence MATQAESATSLRRLRSRAGTRITEVLLGSSGRVAAIGLVTACATLAFTVWFRVSLEHQSQVTAPAARASLQMRSAVNRSLAALRGWVAYGERGAMAERALVWEERLAPGIMELQRLAEEADDTKLLEQVGVLQRDLRELERIQWLIEDVARRPGNEPARVEYERRLEPLRRSLLLALRDVVEMVGMLESDPARVRLLVDLARFRAAFTEADLALGELLARASAAREHEVARLLETARGLAGRIVEDAPVAIHGDALDLTRFSVREFRAYRLQVSEVVAIRLSPRWNVAQRLFSEDALPLVSRVKALAAEIASEQARSSAEAAARLTRASYGVIALSLLMGLLSAGSLFVSIRLRREMKHVVDRARKLGQYVIDARLGSGGMGEVFLAHHAMLRRPTAIKLLRADSAEDIGAQTRFRREVQLTCQLTHPNTIEIFDYGRTPEGVFYYAMEYVDGFTLQSLVDRTGPVDPARVVHILLQCCGSLGEAHAQGLLHRDVKPRNIMLTERGAESDSVKMLDFGLVRDLGQGLADPDRLAGTPMYIAPEAILSPDTVTAQSDLYALGAVGYFLLTGTAVFSSGPMLEVFERHLTEEPELPSERLGRDLPRDLETVILASLSKDPADRPASAVELAEMLRACEVGAWSQAEAKLWWEEFGESIKADVSSGDEEQSSILASAIEITVGASNHR, from the coding sequence ATGGCGACCCAAGCTGAGAGCGCCACTTCGCTGAGGCGTCTTCGCTCGCGAGCGGGCACGCGCATCACCGAAGTCTTGCTCGGGTCGAGCGGGCGCGTCGCGGCGATCGGTCTCGTGACCGCGTGCGCTACGCTCGCCTTCACCGTCTGGTTCCGGGTCTCTCTCGAACATCAGAGTCAGGTCACGGCACCGGCCGCGCGGGCTTCTCTACAGATGCGGTCCGCCGTCAATCGGTCCCTTGCCGCGCTCCGCGGTTGGGTCGCCTATGGGGAGCGGGGCGCGATGGCGGAGAGAGCGCTGGTCTGGGAGGAGCGCCTCGCCCCCGGCATCATGGAGCTACAACGGCTCGCGGAAGAAGCGGACGATACGAAGCTTCTCGAGCAGGTGGGCGTGCTCCAACGAGACCTGCGGGAGCTCGAGCGCATTCAGTGGCTCATCGAAGACGTCGCGCGTCGCCCGGGCAACGAGCCGGCGCGAGTGGAGTACGAGCGACGGCTGGAGCCCCTGCGGCGCAGCCTTCTCCTCGCCCTTCGCGACGTGGTCGAGATGGTGGGCATGCTCGAGTCCGATCCCGCTCGGGTGCGCCTGCTGGTCGACCTCGCACGGTTCCGGGCCGCCTTTACGGAGGCGGATCTCGCACTCGGGGAGCTGCTGGCCCGTGCCAGTGCCGCGCGTGAGCACGAGGTTGCGCGGCTGCTCGAAACGGCCCGCGGGCTCGCCGGCCGGATCGTCGAGGACGCTCCGGTGGCGATCCATGGCGACGCGCTCGACCTGACCCGCTTCTCGGTCCGGGAGTTTCGCGCCTATCGCTTGCAGGTCTCCGAGGTCGTCGCGATCCGACTCTCCCCACGCTGGAACGTAGCGCAGCGGCTCTTCTCGGAAGATGCCCTTCCGCTGGTTTCGCGCGTCAAGGCCCTCGCCGCCGAGATCGCGTCCGAGCAGGCTCGTTCCTCGGCCGAGGCAGCCGCCCGGCTTACCCGCGCGAGCTACGGCGTGATCGCGCTGTCGCTGCTGATGGGTCTGTTGTCGGCCGGGTCCCTTTTCGTTTCGATTCGTCTGCGACGTGAGATGAAGCACGTCGTCGATCGCGCCAGGAAGCTCGGGCAATACGTGATCGATGCCCGCCTCGGTAGCGGCGGCATGGGAGAGGTGTTCCTCGCCCACCACGCGATGCTGCGGCGCCCGACGGCGATTAAGCTCCTGCGCGCGGACAGCGCCGAGGACATCGGCGCTCAGACGCGATTCCGCCGCGAGGTCCAGCTCACCTGCCAGCTGACGCACCCAAACACGATCGAGATCTTCGACTATGGGCGGACGCCCGAGGGCGTCTTCTACTACGCGATGGAGTATGTCGACGGCTTTACCTTGCAGTCGCTCGTCGATCGCACGGGACCAGTCGATCCGGCGCGTGTCGTGCACATCCTCCTGCAATGTTGCGGTTCGCTGGGTGAGGCTCATGCGCAAGGACTTCTGCATCGGGACGTGAAGCCTCGGAACATCATGCTGACGGAACGCGGCGCGGAGTCGGACAGTGTGAAGATGCTCGACTTCGGGCTGGTGCGCGACCTTGGCCAGGGGTTGGCCGACCCGGACCGTCTTGCAGGGACGCCCATGTACATCGCACCCGAAGCAATCCTCTCGCCGGATACCGTGACCGCACAGTCGGACCTCTACGCTCTGGGGGCGGTGGGCTACTTTCTGCTGACCGGGACCGCGGTGTTCTCGAGTGGTCCGATGCTCGAAGTGTTCGAACGACATCTCACGGAAGAGCCCGAGCTACCGTCCGAACGCCTGGGTCGAGATTTGCCGCGCGATCTGGAGACGGTCATCCTCGCTTCTCTGTCCAAGGATCCGGCGGACCGGCCGGCAAGCGCGGTGGAGCTGGCCGAGATGCTCCGCGCATGTGAGGTCGGTGCATGGTCGCAGGCCGAGGCGAAGCTCTGGTGGGAGGAGTTCGGCGAGTCGATCAAGGCCGACGTCTCGAGCGGCGACGAGGAACAAAGCTCGATCCTGGCTTCTGCGATCGAGATCACCGTTGGCGCTTCGAACCACCGATGA